A stretch of DNA from Hydrogenophaga sp. SL48:
GAACATCGGCAAGGCGCACCGGGTGGCGGCCGCCGTGGAAGCGGGCATGTGTTTCGTGAACTCGCAGAACGTGCGGGATCTGCGGCAGCCGTTTGGTGGCACCAAGGCGTCGGGCACGGGGCGCGAGGGCGGGACCTGGAGTTACGAGGTGTTCCTGGAGCCCAAGAACGTCGCTGTCTCTCTGGGTTCTCACCACATTCCGCATTGGGGGGTGTGATTTGTTCGCCTCTGCTGTTTCACGCAGCTGCCTGGGCGGGCTGGGAGGACCGGGGTACCCGGTTCCGCTCATGTCCCCCGAAACGGGCTTTGCCCGTTTCTCCTCCTTTACTTCGCTGCACCGGGTACCCCGGTCCTCCCAGCCAGAAGTGATGCTGGCACTCAACCGTTCGCGCGCCGATGCGCAGCGAGAGAAGGCGGTGATGGGTGTGTGCCGCAGCGAAGTAAAGGAGGAGGGTTTTGCGCAGCAAAACCCGGGGGACATGAGCGGAGGCATGCACCCGTCGCCGCCTTCTCCCCACACCAGTCAGCCAACCAACGGCAACCAAACAACGAAGCACCAACGGAGACAGACGCAATGGGCAAAGTAGCACTCGTAGGAAAGATCACCCACGTCCCCTCGATGTACCTCAGCGAACTCGACGGCCCCCGCAAAGGCTCCCGCCAGGACGCCATCGACGGCCACAAAGAAATCGCGCGCCGCTGCAAAGAGCTGGGCGTCGACACCATCGTTGTCTTCGACACCCACTGGCTCGTCAACGCCAGCTACCACCTCAACTGCGCGCCGCACTTCGAAGGCACCTACACCAGCAACGAGCTGCCGCACTTCATCAGCAACATGCCGTTTGCCATCCCCGGCAACCCCGAGCTGGGGCAACTGCTGGCCAAGGTGGCCAACGAGCACGGCGTCGAAACCCTGGCCCACCACGCCACCACGCTCGGCCCCGAATACGGCACCCTCGTGCCCATGCGCTACATGAACGCCGACCAGCACTTCAAGGCCGTCTCGGTCTCCGCGCTGTGCACGGTCCACTACCTCAACGACAGCGCGCGCCTGGGCTGGGCCATGCGCAAGGCGGTCGAAGACCACTACGACGGCACCGTCGCCTTCCTCGCCAGCGGGTCCCTGAGCCACCGCTTCGCGCAGAACGGCCTCGCGCCCGAATTCGCCTTCAAGGTCTGGAGCCCCTTCCTCGAAACCCTGGACCACCGCGTGGTGCAGATGTGGGAAAACGGCGAGTGGGCCGACTTCTGCGGCATGCTGCCCGAGTACGCGGCCAAGGGCCACGGCGAAGGCTTCATGCACGACACCGCCATGATGATGGGCGTGCTGGGCTGGAGCGAATACGAAGGCAAGGCCGAGGTCATCACGCCGTATTTCGGCGCCAGCGGCACCGGCCAGATCAACGCCGTCTTCCCCGTCACCCCCGTCACCGGCAAGGCCATTCCCAAAGCGCAGGCCTCGGCCGCCGATGGCTTCCGCCTCGTGAGTTCACGTCTCTGAACGGAAATCCCTCATGCCCCACCTCGTCATCCTCTACACCCCCAACCTCGACAAGCCGGCGGCCGAGGGCGGCGTCGACATGACCGGCCTGTGCCGCGCTCTGTGCGACGCCATGCTCGCGGTGCGCGACGAGCAGGACAAACAGGTCTTTCCCCACGGCGGCACGCGCGTGCTGGCCTACCCCGCCGCACACAGCGCCGTGTCCGACGGCGGTGCCGCCGGCATCGCGGCGGGCCTGGGCGGCGACTACGCCTTCGTCTACATGAACGTTCGCATGGCCCAAGGTCGCAGCGCCGTCGTGCACCAGCGTGTGGGCGACGCGCTCAGCGCCTGCGTGAAAGAACGCTTCGCCGAGCAACTGGCGAAACGCCCCATCGGCATCACCGTGCAGGTGGACGAAGGCCACGAGGTTTTCGACGCCAAGAACAGTTCGCTGCACCCGCTCTTTGCGCCCAAGAAAGCCTGACCCCACCATGTTCAGCCCCGAACTCATCGCCCAGTTAGCCGCCGAGCTGCAGCAGTCCCAGCAGACCCGCATGCAGGTCGAGCACTTTTCCAAACGCCATCCCGGCATGACCGTCGAAGACGGCTACCGCATCGGTCGCGCCTGGGTGGATCTGGAAAGGCCGCCGGCAAGAAGGTGATCGGCCACAAGATCGGCCTCACCAGCCGCGCCATGCAGATCAGCAGCCAGATCGACGAGCCCGACTACGGCACCCTGCTCGATCACATGCTCTACACCGCGAAGGCCGGCGAGGTGCTGGAAATTCCGGTGACGGACTTCATCGCGCCGCGCGTCGAAGTGGAACTCGCCTTCGTGCTCAAGGCGCCGCTGGCCGGCCCGAACGTCACGGTGGAGGACGTGCTCGCCGCGACGGACTACATCACCCCCGCCATCGAGATCATCGACGCGCGCATCGAGCAGTTCGACCGACACACGAAAGTGATGCGCAAGGTCTACGACACCATCAGCGACAACGCGGCCAACGCCGGCATCGTGATCGGCGCGGGCGACCCCGCGTTCAGAGCCGACCCGCGCAGCACCAACCGCCCCTGGTGCGGCGCCATCCTGCGGCAGAACGGCGCGGTCGAAGAGACCGGTCTGGCCGCCGGCGTGCAGGGCGACCCGGCCATCGGCATCGCCTGGCTGGCCAACAAGCTCGCGCCCTGGGGCGAAACGCTGCAGGCCGGCGAGATCGTGCTCGCGGGCAGCTTCACGCGGCCCGTGGCCGCGAAAGCGGGCGACCTGTTTGAGGCCGACTACGGCCCGCTGGGTTGCCTCCGATTCAAGTTCATCTGAACGCACCAGAGGAGACCATCCATGTCCGAAGCCTTCCTGCGTCCCGCCCGTTTCAGCGAAGCCGAGTGGGCCGCGCGCGTGCAGCTCGCCGCGTGTTACCGCATCTTTGCCCACCTGGGCTGGGCCGAGCTGATCTACAACCACATCTCGCTGCGCGTCCCCGGGCCGGACGACCACTTCCTCATCAACCCCTTCGGCCTGCACTACACCGAGGTCACGGCATCCAACCTGGTGAAGGTGGACATCGACGGCCACACCATCGGCCACAGCGACTGGCCCATCAACCCGGCCGGCTTCACCTTCCACGGCGCCATCCACGCCACGCTGCCCGACGCGCACTGCGTGATGCACGTGCACACCACGCCGACCATGGCGGTGTGCTGCCTGAAGGACGGCCTGTCGTTCACCAACTTCTACGCGGCCCAGCTCCACGGGCAGGTGGCGTACCACGAGTTCGAGGGCATCACCGTGCACCGCGACGAGGGCGCACGCATCCTCGCGTCGTCGGGCGGCAAGCCCGTGCTGCTGCTGCGCAACCACGGCCCCGTGGTCATGGGCAGCACGCTGGCGCAAGCCTTCAACCGCCTGTGGGTGCTTCAGCGTGCGTGCGAAGTGCAGATGGCCTCGCAGCCGCTGGGCGAACTGCAGCCCATCAGCGAAGCCGCGCTGCAGGCCTGCGTGCGCGACTCGCTGAACTTCAACCCCAAATTCGGCGCCGGTGAAGATTCGTTCGCCGCCATGCAACGCCTGATCGACCGCATCGACCCGGGGTATCGCGCATGAACGCCTCGTCCTTTCAGAAGATTGCCATCGTCGGCGTCGGCGCCATCGGTGGCCTGTTTGCCGGCTGGCTCGGCTCGCGCCTGCCGGCCGGACAGATCCAGCTCTCGGCGGTGGCGCGCGGCGAGACCCTGCGCACGTTGCGCGAGCGCGGTCTGGTGTGGGTCGATGCTGACGGCGCGGAGCACCGTGTCGCAGTCAACGCCAGCGACGACCCCGCGAGCCTCGGCGTGCAGGACCTGGTGATCGTCTCGGTCAAGGGCCCGGCCATGCCACAGGTCGCGCCCGCCGTGCGCGCGCTCATGGGGCCAAACACCGTGGTGCTGGTGGCCATGAACGGCGTGCCCTGGTGGTTCTTCGACGGCCTGCCCGGTGAAGCTGCCGGCCTGCAGCTCAACGCCGTCGACCCCGGCGGCGTCACCGCGCGGCACATCCCCACATCGCAGGTCATCGGCTGCGTGGTGCACGCCAGCGCCGCAGCGCCGCGGCCCGCGCGCATCGAACGCATCAAGAACAACCAGCTCATCATCGGCGAGCCGGCCGGCGGCCTCACACCACGAGTGCGGGCAGTGGCCGACCTGCTGAGCGCAGCGGGCTTCGGCGTCACCGTGTCCGAGCGCATCCAGCGCGACATCTGGTTCAAGCTCTGGGGCAACATGACCATGAACCCGGTCTCGGCCATCACCGGCGCGCCCTGCGACCGCATCCTCGACGACGAGCTGGTGCGTGGCTTCTGCAGCGCGGTCATGCTGGAGGCCCAGGCCATCGGCGCGCGCATCGGCATCCCCATCGACCAGCAACCCGAAGACCGCCACGGCCTCACGCGCAAGCTCGGCTCGTTCAAGACCTCGATGCTGCAGGACGTGGAAGCCGGCCGCCCCATCGAGCTCGACGCGCTGGTGGGCGCCGTGCGCGAGATCGGCCAGCACCTCGGCGAAGCCACGCCGAACATGGATGCGCTCATGGGCCTCACCCGGCTCATGGGGCAAATGAAGCAGCTCTACCCCGAACCGACGAAGACACCATGAAGATCCCTCAGAACACCTTTCGCGACGCCCTCAAGGCCGGCCAACCCCAGATCGGCTGCTGGGTCGGCTTCGCCTCGCCCGACGTGGCTGAGGCCCTGGCCGGCTGCGGCTTTCACTGGCTGCTGATCGACGGCGAACACGCGCCCAACGACCCGCGCACCGCCCTCGACCAGCTGCGCGCAGTTGCCCCGTATGGCAAGACCCACGCCGTCGTGCGCGCGGTCGAGGCCAACGTGGCCCTGGTCAAGCAGTACCTCGACATCGGCGCGCAGACCCTGCTGATCCCGATGATCGACACCGCCGAGCAGGCCGCGCTCATGGTCCAGGCCATGCGCTACCCGCCCGAAGGCATCCGCGGCATGGGCGCGGCGCTGGCGCGCGCCTCGCGCTGGAACCAGGTCGACGACTACCTGAACCAGGCCAATCACCAGATGTGCCTGCTGGTGCAGGCCGAGACGGTGGAGGCGGTGAAGAACCTCAAAGCCATCGCCGAGACCGAGGGCGTGGACGGCGTGTTCTTCGGCCCGGCCGACCTCTCGGCCAGCATGGGCCACCGCGGCCAGCCCGGCCACCCCGAGGTGCAGAAGGTCATCCTCGACGGCATCGCCACCGTGCGCGCTGCCGGCAAGGCCGCCGGCATCCTCGCCACCGACCCGGCGCTGGCGCAGCAGTACCTCGACGCGGGCGCACTGTTCGTGGCGGTGGGGGTGGACACGACGCTGCTGGTGAAAGCTGCGACAGGGCTGGTGCAGCGCTTTGGCGCCGGGGCAGCGGCCACCCCGCCGTCCGCATCCGGAGGCTACTGAGCGCCCCCGGCGCGGCTCATTCGGGCCGGTGGCAGACCGCCTCGACGTTGTTGCCCTCAGGGTCGATCACGAAGGCACCGTAGTAATTGGGGTGGTAGTCCGGGCGCAGGCCGGGCGCGCCGTTGTCCTTGCCGCCTGCGGCGATGGCCGCCTTGTAGAAGGCATCCACCTGCGCACGGCTTTCAGCGCGCCACGCCAGATGGCAGCCCGATGTGGCCGCTGGCCCGCCATAGGGCGAAGGCCCGTCGATGAACCAGACGTCGGCCTTCTTGCCGTCGGGCTCGGCGGCGTCGGGGTAGGCCAGGCCGAGCATGTTGGAGCCGTAGTTCCCTTCAAAGCAGACGCTGTAACCCAGCGGCGCCAGGGCGGCGCTGTAGAAGGCCTTGGCCTGGGCGATGTTGGTCACGCGAAACGTCATGTGGTCGAGCATGTGGGGTCCTTCAGGTGATGCGGAGTGCACGTTGGAGATGAGAACTGTATAGATGTACAGCATAAACCGCAAGAGGCCGACCAATGTGGTGAGACGCGCGCCGTCGCCGCCGTTGCCTTGCTTAGGACGCTTGTCCTATACTGCCTAGGCCAATCGTCCTAGAAACACCCGCCCACCATGCCCTCGCCGTCATGAGCGCCGCTGAAGCCACACCCACCACCCGAGAGCGCATCGTCGACGCGGCCGACACCCTGTTCTACCAACGGGGGTTCGAGAAGACGTCCTTCGCCGACATCGCGGATGCCGTCGGCCTCTCGCGCGGCAACTTCTACTACCACTTCCGAACCAAGGACGACATCCTGGCGGCGGTCGTCGCGCAGCGTTCGTCGAGGACCCAGTCCATGCTGGCGTCGTGGACGCGGGACGCCGCAACGCCGTCGGACCGGCTGCGCTGCTTCGCGGAAATGCTGGTCCGCAACCGGCACGACATCCAGCGCTACGGCTGCCCGGTGGGAACGCTGTGCGCCGAACTGTCCAAACTCGACCACCCCGCACAGAGCGACGCCGGCATGATCTTCGGCCAGTTCCGCGACTGGCTGCGCACCCAATTCGAGGCCCTGGGCCATGCGCCGCGCGCCGACGAACTGGCGCTGCACCTGCTCGCGCGCAGCCAGGGCGTTGCGATGCTGGCCAGCACCTTCCACGACGAAGCCTTCATCCAGCGCGAAGTGGCGTTGATGGCCGAGTGGCTGGACACCTTCGTTCCCCATCCGGTGGCCGCGAAACGGCCCAGACGAAAGACCGCCCCATGAACCTTCACAGCACAACCGTGTTCATCGTCTTCCTGCGATTCGGCCCGAACCGCGCGCAGGCGGGCCAGTGGATGGCCGGGCACCAGCAGTGGATTCAGGACGGCATCGCCGATGGCAGCTTCCTGCTGGCCGGCTCGCTCAATCAGGCAAAGGGCGGCCTGGTGATCGCCGTGGGCACCGATGCCGCCGCCCTCCATGCCCGCGTCGCGCAAGACCCTTTCGTGGTGCACGGCGTCGTGACGGCCGACATCCATGCCGTCGCCCCGTCGTTCATGGCGCAAGGCTTGTCTGCACTGCTCGCCGGCTGCGGGAGTGCTGCATGAGCGCTGCGCCGGGCCGCCCCAAGCAAGCTTGCACCGCAGCTCGAAGAGCGGAGGTGGCCTTGTGAGCGCCGCCCAGACCGTGAACGGCAGCGACGGCCAGCCGCGCTGCCGCTGGTGCGCGGCCGCGCCGGAGTTCGAGGCCTACCACGACCACGAATGGGGCTTTCCGGTGGGCGACGACATCCGCCTGTTCGAGAAGCTTTGCCTGGAGAGCTTCCAGTCGGGCCTGAGCTGGCGAACCATCCTCGCCAAGCGCGAGAACTTCCGAAAGGCATTCGACGGGTTCGACTTTCACCGCATGGCGACCTACGACGAGCGCCAGGTCGGCCGCCTGCTGCAGGACGAAGGCATCGTCCGTCACCGGGGCAAGATCGAAGCCGTCATCCACAACGCCGGTCGCGCCGTCAGCCTTCAGGCCGAGTGCGGGTCGCTGGCGGCCTACTTCTGGCGCCACGAAGTGGACCGTGCCCAAGCCGCGCCACCTCAAACCGTGTCGACCTCACCCGAGGCGCTGGCCCTGGCGAAAGACCTGAAGCAACGCGGCTGGAAGTTTGTCGGGCCCACCACCGTCTACGCCTTCATGCAGGCCATGGGCTTGTTGAACGACCACGTGCCTGGCTGCATCGTGGCTAAGCGGGTGGATCAGGCGCGGGCTGTGTTCAAGGTGCCGGTGCCCTGACGTTGGTAGGCCACCTCAAAGTCACCCCGAGGTGCAGAAGGTCATCCAGGGCGGCATCGCCACCGTGTGCGCTGTTGGCAAGGCGGCTGGCATCCTCGCCACCGATCCGGCGCTCGCGCAGCTTGACCTCGACGCGGGCGCGCTGTTCGTGGCGGTGGGGGTGGACACGATGCTGCTGGTGAAGGCCGCGAGTGGGTTGGTGCAGCGGTTTGGTGCGGGCGGTTCAAAGGCGCCGGCTGCGCCTCGGGTGGGTACTGAGGGGCTACTGAGGAGCCGGGGTTCATTCGATCCCGACGAGGCCTGCAAAAGGCTGAGTGCAGCAGGTCGGATTCAGCCATCGAGTGACAGCTACTACCTAAACCCGATGTTCAGCGTCTCGCAGGGCAGCTTTCCGCTACGCTTCCGATGCCGGATTTCCGCCGGGGACGGAAGAAAGTCCCTCAGTGCCCTATGTCTCTACTTTCGGCTAAGTGCATGCTCAGCAGTCGCCCCAGAAATCTGCAACCCCTGAAATGCTGCTATTACGACGTGCAATGTCAGCAGGGGTAACCTGAAAGACTAGTCGGCTCTTGGGCCGTCCCTTGGCATTGATGATCTCCCACGACGCCAAGTTGCAGTGCGTGAGCCGGCTCACGAATTCGGTCCACTTCGTCAATCCGAGCCGACGCGTCCAACCCAACCTGTTTCCATCCGACTCAAAGTTGTCCGAGAAGACGACGATGGGCGCGTCCGGCCGGCTCATTAGTGCCTCGATGAAGTAATTCGCCGTGTCCAGCCACTGCTGGGCGGCAGCGCCAGCCTCGCGCTCGATAACGCCCGCCTCTTCTAGGGCAGCTCGGATTTCAGGGGTTGTATCGCAGTAGGTATCCGGCGATTTGAATTCGTGAATCAGCTCCGGGGCTACATTGCGAAGCAGCTCTAACGTCGAGGTGTCGTCAACTTGAAGGTAGCTGATGGGCGTGTCCTTGACGTCCACAGCCGCTGCGCCCCTTGAAAGGAAGAGCTGGTCGATGCGGGCGTTGCGAATTTCCAAGTAATCGCCTTGCCCTTTGGTTAGCTTAATTGTCTGGAACACCAGCCCGGACGCCGAAAAGTTTGGTGGCATGCCTGCATAGTGATCGAGGAGCGCCGTCCAAAGACTTCCAACGTTCTTTTTCCAGATTGGCGAAGCACCTTCAATCCTCACGAGGATATCCAGCGCCTTGCGCGCCGAGTCGGGGTTGTTCGCGACGAACCATTCGATGACAGCCGGATGAATCGCGCTCGCGGCGAAGAAGTTGCCGACGTAGGTCTTGTCGACTCCAGCCTTGCACCGTCGCTGTAGTGCCAGGGAAAGAAAGCAATCGGAAATCACTTCGTGAGAGAACCCGAAATTGCTGTTGCCCGTGATGAGTTCGCCGGCCGACAGGCCGCACAGAGAGGTCAGCCTACGCTTCAGTCCCGGGCGCTCTTTGTCCAAATCATTGAGGCCTAGGCAGATACTGGCGCAGAGTTCGAGGTCAGAGTGCTCCAGCTCACGCTCACCTTCCAGATGCATCATCTCAGCGAACTCGCTGAACAGCACCTGGAGCTCCGGCATGGTGAGGATTGGAACGTTGGTATGGTCCAGAATCTTCTTCGCCTCGCGTTCGAGGTACTGCTCGACAACGACCTGGAAGATTCCACGGGAATCTGCATTGACGCTCGTCCGACTCATGCACCAAGTCGCGAACGCTTTGGCGAAAAACGGGATTGTTAGCAGATGCCAATCTTGATCGCCCAGAGCGGCGAGTGCTTGGTCTTGAACACCGTAGCTCTTCAGGAAGGCCTCGGTCGTCGGGCGAGTCCAAGGCTGGATGTTGGCTACCGTGTGTTCCACATTCAGGTTGGTCGTCTCGTTGAGGGCTCGCCGATAACGGGTCATGTAGTAGGCAGAGCGCGCTGAGGCAATCATCACGCCGCGGCCGCGTAAATCGCGGAACCACCCTTCAAGAGAGCCAAGTGGATTGTCGTAACCGCTGCTGCCGAGGAGCTCGTCGAAGCCGTCGACGATAAGCACGAGCATGCCGTTCCTGCAGAGCGCCTTAGCACTCTGGCTGTCGAGGATGCGGGTGATGCTCAGCGAAGTGTTGATAGCGTCGTCTAGGTTGGAGAGCGCCCGTCCTGTGGAGCTTACGAACAAGTACAGCGGCGCGTCGCTAGTCGGATCGACCTCGACAGCGAGGGCTCGTTCCCGGGCGAGCGTCAGAAGAAGCTCGGTTTTTCCCATACCTGCGTCGCCAACAACGAAGAACACCGTAGTAAAGCTCTTGGATGGCAGGCAGGCCGCGTCAACGCGCAGCTGGAGGTCGATATCCTCCGGAGCTGAACTTTGCGAGTCCGACTCCTCGACCAGTACCGCAGGGACCTTATTTCCAGCAATGGATTGTGTAATGCCGGTCTCTGCGATTTGCTTCCGCCTTTCTTGCTCCTCAAGCTCAATGCGCACCCTCCTCGCGAGAACACCCCAGTTAGCGATCCCGCGCAGGAAGCCGGAGTACCCAACCCAAGTGTTGGCTGCGGGGTCGAGCCACTCGTAGCGGTTGTCTGGCCCACGACGGAACATATCTGTCCTGTGCACGTTGCCTTGGCTGCTGGGCTGCGTCCAAGTGACGAAGACAACTCCCGCGTGCTGGCCTTCCCCGAAGTCGTATGGTGGCGGCGAATGGTCCTCTGAGAATCCCGCGATATCCCGCGTGATCTCATAGACAAACTGGCCAAAGTGCCTGGCTGTTGGGTCCTTGCCCAAGAAGCCCTCTCGGAACGCATGGGTGTTTTCCGGACGCTGGTTGCGGTAGGCACCAATCGCCGGGCACAGGTAGTACACGCCATCCGAGTCGAAGCTCGAATAGATGCCGATCACGCCTTGCGCAATGTTGGCGTCCCAGACGGGGCAGAGTTCCTGCTCGTCCGTCCCGCACACGGATTTGATGGACGTCGCGCTCGTCATGTAGGTGAACTTGCGCAACTGGGCTTCCAGGCGACTCGCGGTTTCTTCAGAGAACTCTCGCAAGGCGTTACAGATCGAAGCGGCCGATACATCCTCGGCGGGGATCGGGGTTCCATGCGAAAGTTCATCGCGAATGGTCTTGAAGTTCTTGCCAGCGTGGATGTTTCTCGAAAACTCGCCGAGAAAGCCCTCGGCAAACTCGCGCCATCCAACGATGACCGGATCTTGGCTGGCGCCCCATTTCCTGGCGAGCTTGATTCCGCTAAGCATTTCGCCGACGCCAGGGGTGTCACCTAGCTTGAGCGGTGCGGCAGTGCGAGTTCCGTAAGCGGCCAGCAGGGTCAGCGCGACTTTTATGTGAAAGTCCACGAGCGCGGCGTATTCCCGGGCGTCTGAAGGCGATCGGGTCAGGCGCTTACTGTATGGCGTTGAATAGTCGCGGATGAGCTCTGAGAGTTTCCCTTGCATAAATTTTCCTGTGGCGTCCCTGATGCACCGAGCAGCGACTGCTGCAACCTCTTGGCGCAGTCTACGTCTTTCGATCCTCCGATAGCCCGAGACCGTGCTGATCAGCTTGTGAATGTCATCAGCACTTCCGAATCGGCCAACGAGGCCAAGACGGGCGGGTCAGTCACTGACCGAAATGTGGCCGATAGCGCTTGCTCGACGGTCCGTGTCGACGGTTTCGAACCGCTGCATTCTTGTCGTTGATGTCAGATCGCGCCTACCGGCACATGCCTGTGGGGTGGCATCTCAGCCGCGACGAACAGCCACCTCAACCGACCAAGCATCGTCGGAAGAAAACACCCCCACCAGCCGCCCACCCGCCTCCAGTGCACAAGCCGCCGTCAGCCCTCCCGTGATCACCAGATCACCCGCCTCCAGCCGCTGACCGAAAGCGGCCAGCTCCCGCGCCAGCCGCGCCACAGCGTCCAGCGGGTGGCCGTCGGCGTCGGCGCCCACGCCCTGGCCCAGCGTTTTGTGGCTGCCGTCGTGCAGGCGCACGGCCACGGTGTCGAGCGCCATCAGGTCGGTCACCGGCAGGCGCGGCCCGACGACGACCTGGCCGGCGGACGAGTTGTCGGCGGTGTTCTGTTCGAGGTTGAAGCGGTAGCCGGTCCAGGTGGAGTGCACGACTTCGAGGCAGGCGTAGGCGCTTTCCACGGCGGCGGCCACGGTGTGGCGGTCGACGGGCGCCTGCCGCGCGTCGAGGGCGGTGTGGAGGCGCAGCCCGATCTCGGGTTCGACCCGCGGCTGCACCAGGCGCTCGTGCACCGCATCGCCCGAACTCAGCAGCATCCAGTCGGTCAGCGGCCCGATGTTGGGCCGGTCGATGCCCATCTGGCGGCGCATGACCTCCGAGGTGTAGCCCAGCTTCCACCCGACCATCCGCTCACCGGTGGCGAGGCGCAGAGCGAGCAGCGCGCGCTGGATGGCGTAGGCGGTGGCGAGGTCGGGCGAGCCGATGGTGGCCTCGGCGTCCAGGGTGCGCCCGGCCTGGCGGGCGGCCCAGATGGCTTCGGCGAATTGCGCGGGCGTCTGGGTCATGGGGGGCTCCGCCGGGAAGGGGTTGAGGGTGGGGCGCGCTGGCTAGGACAGGTCGGGCGCGCCCAGCAGCGCGTGGCCCTGGCCGATCAGGGCTTCGATGCCGAGCGCGATGCCGATCAGCCGCACCTCGGCGCGTGGCGGGCTCATCAGCTGCAGGCCCACCGGCATCCGGTTCGCATCGAGGCCCACGGGCATCGTCAGCGCGCACCAGCCAAACAGGTTGCTGATGGCGGTGTTGCGCATGGCCTTCATGTTGGCCGGCGCGTAGGTCTCCACCGTGCCGATGTCGGCCAGCCGCGGCGGCGAGGCGGGCACGGTGGGCGTGAGCAGGACGTCGACCTCGTCGAACACCCGGGCCGCGCCCGCGCCGCAGCGCTGCAGCACGGCCTTGCGCTTCAGGTACTCGACCGAC
This window harbors:
- the hpaD gene encoding 3,4-dihydroxyphenylacetate 2,3-dioxygenase; the protein is MGKVALVGKITHVPSMYLSELDGPRKGSRQDAIDGHKEIARRCKELGVDTIVVFDTHWLVNASYHLNCAPHFEGTYTSNELPHFISNMPFAIPGNPELGQLLAKVANEHGVETLAHHATTLGPEYGTLVPMRYMNADQHFKAVSVSALCTVHYLNDSARLGWAMRKAVEDHYDGTVAFLASGSLSHRFAQNGLAPEFAFKVWSPFLETLDHRVVQMWENGEWADFCGMLPEYAAKGHGEGFMHDTAMMMGVLGWSEYEGKAEVITPYFGASGTGQINAVFPVTPVTGKAIPKAQASAADGFRLVSSRL
- a CDS encoding 5-carboxymethyl-2-hydroxymuconate Delta-isomerase; the protein is MPHLVILYTPNLDKPAAEGGVDMTGLCRALCDAMLAVRDEQDKQVFPHGGTRVLAYPAAHSAVSDGGAAGIAAGLGGDYAFVYMNVRMAQGRSAVVHQRVGDALSACVKERFAEQLAKRPIGITVQVDEGHEVFDAKNSSLHPLFAPKKA
- a CDS encoding class II aldolase/adducin family protein yields the protein MSEAFLRPARFSEAEWAARVQLAACYRIFAHLGWAELIYNHISLRVPGPDDHFLINPFGLHYTEVTASNLVKVDIDGHTIGHSDWPINPAGFTFHGAIHATLPDAHCVMHVHTTPTMAVCCLKDGLSFTNFYAAQLHGQVAYHEFEGITVHRDEGARILASSGGKPVLLLRNHGPVVMGSTLAQAFNRLWVLQRACEVQMASQPLGELQPISEAALQACVRDSLNFNPKFGAGEDSFAAMQRLIDRIDPGYRA
- a CDS encoding 2-dehydropantoate 2-reductase; its protein translation is MNASSFQKIAIVGVGAIGGLFAGWLGSRLPAGQIQLSAVARGETLRTLRERGLVWVDADGAEHRVAVNASDDPASLGVQDLVIVSVKGPAMPQVAPAVRALMGPNTVVLVAMNGVPWWFFDGLPGEAAGLQLNAVDPGGVTARHIPTSQVIGCVVHASAAAPRPARIERIKNNQLIIGEPAGGLTPRVRAVADLLSAAGFGVTVSERIQRDIWFKLWGNMTMNPVSAITGAPCDRILDDELVRGFCSAVMLEAQAIGARIGIPIDQQPEDRHGLTRKLGSFKTSMLQDVEAGRPIELDALVGAVREIGQHLGEATPNMDALMGLTRLMGQMKQLYPEPTKTP
- the hpaI gene encoding 4-hydroxy-2-oxoheptanedioate aldolase; protein product: MKIPQNTFRDALKAGQPQIGCWVGFASPDVAEALAGCGFHWLLIDGEHAPNDPRTALDQLRAVAPYGKTHAVVRAVEANVALVKQYLDIGAQTLLIPMIDTAEQAALMVQAMRYPPEGIRGMGAALARASRWNQVDDYLNQANHQMCLLVQAETVEAVKNLKAIAETEGVDGVFFGPADLSASMGHRGQPGHPEVQKVILDGIATVRAAGKAAGILATDPALAQQYLDAGALFVAVGVDTTLLVKAATGLVQRFGAGAAATPPSASGGY
- a CDS encoding VOC family protein: MLDHMTFRVTNIAQAKAFYSAALAPLGYSVCFEGNYGSNMLGLAYPDAAEPDGKKADVWFIDGPSPYGGPAATSGCHLAWRAESRAQVDAFYKAAIAAGGKDNGAPGLRPDYHPNYYGAFVIDPEGNNVEAVCHRPE
- a CDS encoding TetR/AcrR family transcriptional regulator — its product is MSAAEATPTTRERIVDAADTLFYQRGFEKTSFADIADAVGLSRGNFYYHFRTKDDILAAVVAQRSSRTQSMLASWTRDAATPSDRLRCFAEMLVRNRHDIQRYGCPVGTLCAELSKLDHPAQSDAGMIFGQFRDWLRTQFEALGHAPRADELALHLLARSQGVAMLASTFHDEAFIQREVALMAEWLDTFVPHPVAAKRPRRKTAP
- a CDS encoding YciI family protein, with protein sequence MNLHSTTVFIVFLRFGPNRAQAGQWMAGHQQWIQDGIADGSFLLAGSLNQAKGGLVIAVGTDAAALHARVAQDPFVVHGVVTADIHAVAPSFMAQGLSALLAGCGSAA
- a CDS encoding DNA-3-methyladenine glycosylase I encodes the protein MSAAQTVNGSDGQPRCRWCAAAPEFEAYHDHEWGFPVGDDIRLFEKLCLESFQSGLSWRTILAKRENFRKAFDGFDFHRMATYDERQVGRLLQDEGIVRHRGKIEAVIHNAGRAVSLQAECGSLAAYFWRHEVDRAQAAPPQTVSTSPEALALAKDLKQRGWKFVGPTTVYAFMQAMGLLNDHVPGCIVAKRVDQARAVFKVPVP